The Streptomyces sp. NBC_01255 genome window below encodes:
- a CDS encoding ABC transporter ATP-binding protein, which translates to MGSMNADRALLVATGVRKIYRTGSVEVTALLDLDLVVRHGEMVAVMGPSGSGKTTLLNCLSGLDDIDAGRVEVDGHDLFAMSDAARTEHRAHTMGFVFQAFNLIPVFSAVENVELPLLLVGTRPREARRRALDMLDRVDLGHRVEHRPSELSGGEQQRVTIARALAGRPAIVWADEPTGNLDSAMADQVMDLLCELNQDESQTIVLVTHDSAIGARVPRLIRMHDGQLVDDVRQTVTARASIPDAPLG; encoded by the coding sequence ATGGGAAGCATGAACGCCGACCGCGCGCTCCTCGTCGCCACCGGGGTACGCAAGATCTACCGGACGGGCTCTGTCGAGGTCACCGCCCTGCTCGACCTTGATCTCGTCGTGCGCCACGGGGAGATGGTGGCGGTCATGGGACCGTCCGGCTCCGGAAAGACCACGCTCCTGAACTGTCTGTCCGGGCTCGACGACATCGACGCCGGCCGGGTGGAGGTGGACGGCCACGACCTGTTCGCGATGTCGGACGCGGCGCGCACGGAGCACCGGGCTCACACCATGGGCTTCGTCTTCCAGGCGTTCAACCTCATCCCGGTCTTCTCCGCGGTGGAGAACGTCGAACTGCCCCTGCTGCTCGTGGGCACCCGGCCGCGCGAAGCCCGTCGCAGGGCGCTGGACATGCTCGACCGGGTGGACCTGGGCCACCGGGTCGAGCACCGGCCGAGCGAGTTGTCCGGGGGTGAACAACAGCGGGTGACCATCGCCCGCGCCCTGGCGGGACGCCCGGCCATCGTGTGGGCGGACGAACCGACGGGCAACCTCGACAGCGCGATGGCCGATCAGGTCATGGACCTGCTGTGCGAGCTCAACCAGGACGAGAGCCAGACGATCGTCCTGGTCACCCACGACAGCGCCATCGGCGCGCGCGTCCCCCGACTGATCCGGATGCACGACGGGCAGCTGGTCGACGACGTCCGCCAGACCGTCACGGCCCGAGCCTCGATCCCCGACGCACCCTTGGGCTGA
- a CDS encoding MFS transporter has protein sequence MLFLATVGFALCFWAWALLGPLGPRLRDDLGLSSFEQALVVAVPVVVGALGRIPAGALTDRWGARRVFPLVAALTIIPVLYLGHVADSFAEVLAGGFLLGLGGTAFAVGVPFVNAWYPPARRGVALGIFGIGTGGTALSAFTTVQLADAVGRAFPFDLVAACLAVFTGLAWFLLRDRPGRATVPGSLFSRTALAMRTPATWQLAFLYAVSFGGFVAFSVYLPTYLTRAYELGRSDAALRTAGFVVLAVAMRPLGGWLSDRIHPVPVLAVSYGLVAVCALIAAFEADLVPVGTAAFFGMAAGLGAGSGAVFALVARLVPAERVGSVTGVVGAAGGLGGFFPPLVMGAVDSVAHDYTWGFVLLAVTATGAGTLAATAVRRRARASADA, from the coding sequence ATGCTGTTCCTCGCCACCGTCGGGTTCGCCCTCTGCTTCTGGGCGTGGGCGCTGCTGGGCCCACTCGGCCCACGGCTGCGGGACGACCTGGGCCTCAGTTCCTTCGAGCAGGCACTGGTGGTCGCCGTGCCCGTGGTGGTCGGCGCGCTCGGCCGGATCCCGGCAGGGGCGCTGACGGACCGCTGGGGAGCACGCCGGGTCTTCCCCCTCGTCGCGGCCCTGACGATCATCCCCGTGCTGTACCTGGGTCACGTGGCCGACTCGTTCGCCGAGGTACTCGCAGGCGGCTTCCTCCTCGGGCTCGGCGGAACAGCCTTCGCCGTCGGCGTCCCCTTCGTCAACGCCTGGTATCCACCCGCACGGCGGGGCGTCGCCCTCGGGATCTTCGGGATCGGCACCGGCGGTACGGCCCTGTCGGCGTTCACCACCGTCCAGCTCGCCGACGCCGTCGGACGGGCCTTCCCCTTCGATCTCGTGGCCGCCTGCCTCGCCGTGTTCACCGGGTTGGCCTGGTTCCTGCTCCGCGACAGGCCGGGGCGCGCGACGGTGCCGGGGTCACTGTTCTCGCGCACAGCACTGGCCATGCGTACACCGGCCACCTGGCAGCTGGCATTCCTGTACGCCGTCTCATTCGGTGGATTCGTCGCGTTCAGCGTCTACCTGCCGACCTACCTCACCAGGGCCTACGAGCTCGGCCGCTCCGACGCGGCGCTGAGGACCGCGGGATTCGTCGTCCTCGCGGTGGCCATGCGGCCGCTGGGCGGCTGGTTGTCGGACCGTATCCACCCCGTACCCGTGCTGGCGGTCTCGTACGGGCTCGTTGCGGTGTGCGCCCTGATCGCGGCGTTCGAGGCGGACCTGGTCCCCGTGGGAACGGCGGCCTTCTTCGGCATGGCCGCCGGCCTGGGCGCCGGGTCAGGGGCTGTCTTCGCTCTCGTCGCTCGTCTGGTTCCGGCCGAGCGGGTCGGCTCGGTGACGGGAGTCGTCGGGGCGGCTGGCGGTCTCGGCGGCTTCTTCCCACCCCTCGTGATGGGAGCGGTCGACAGCGTCGCGCACGACTACACGTGGGGATTCGTCCTCCTCGCCGTTACTGCGACCGGCGCGGGAACCTTGGCAGCCACCGCTGTCCGGCGACGCGCCCGGGCGTCCGCAGACGCCTGA
- a CDS encoding sulfatase family protein has translation MRIIYVDVDTLRADHTTPYGYHRPTTPHLQKLADKSVVFDRYYCSDSPCLPSRTALTSGQFGITNGVIGHYGADAQFRLDSGHGPEPDRPLLGQRLQLDGYYTAAVSVFAERHRAYWFHGNFRESVRATGNWGDEDAADVNRAALDWIRRHAEDDDWYLHLTYWDPHTDYTQPAEWTERMAASAPVQSWPDEETIQEHAEIYGPRSALDLHYSLTGGGTSPVPHNMPDAIRSRADFEHLVNGFDGAIAYWDHHFGRLLATLEELGIADDTAIVVSADHGEAFGEHGMYAEHGLATESVQRIPLVVYWPGVTDALPAEARRNDDLLYNIDLAPTLCDLLGLDAPEGWQGASFAGAVRGEETDSRPYLVLGHGAHTYQRAVRTRDHLYIRTYHPGCFKTAWEQLYDVTDDPYLTRDLLDEEPALAGTMRSHLAEWWHEHAGRPGCLPDPMLSNLQAGPVYYADPTRYARHLRDTGRSHLAEDLEQRLAVPRASVPVPWHAPAPPRSAELFGRWMEIFQERATKKATEGKSVR, from the coding sequence TTGCGCATCATCTATGTGGACGTCGACACCCTGCGGGCCGACCACACCACCCCGTACGGCTACCACCGGCCCACCACACCTCACCTCCAGAAGCTCGCCGACAAGTCGGTGGTCTTCGACCGCTACTACTGCTCCGACTCGCCCTGCCTCCCGTCCCGGACCGCCCTGACCAGCGGACAGTTCGGGATCACGAACGGCGTGATCGGCCACTACGGCGCCGACGCCCAGTTCCGGCTCGACTCCGGCCACGGCCCCGAGCCCGACCGGCCTCTTCTCGGGCAGCGCCTCCAGCTCGACGGCTACTACACCGCGGCCGTCTCCGTCTTCGCCGAGCGTCACCGCGCGTACTGGTTCCACGGCAACTTCCGCGAGTCCGTCCGGGCCACCGGGAACTGGGGCGACGAGGACGCCGCCGACGTCAACCGCGCCGCCCTCGACTGGATCCGCAGGCACGCCGAGGACGACGACTGGTACCTCCACCTCACCTACTGGGACCCGCACACCGACTACACCCAGCCCGCCGAGTGGACCGAACGCATGGCGGCCTCCGCCCCCGTGCAGTCCTGGCCCGACGAGGAGACGATCCAGGAGCACGCCGAGATCTACGGGCCACGCAGCGCCCTGGACCTGCACTACTCGCTCACCGGAGGCGGCACCTCGCCCGTGCCGCACAACATGCCCGACGCGATACGCTCCCGCGCCGACTTCGAGCACCTCGTCAACGGCTTCGACGGCGCCATCGCCTACTGGGACCACCACTTCGGCCGGCTCCTGGCCACCCTGGAGGAGCTGGGCATCGCGGACGACACGGCGATCGTCGTCAGCGCCGACCACGGCGAGGCGTTCGGCGAGCACGGCATGTACGCGGAACACGGACTGGCCACGGAGTCCGTCCAGCGGATCCCCCTCGTCGTGTACTGGCCCGGGGTCACCGACGCCCTTCCGGCCGAGGCCCGGCGCAACGACGATCTCCTGTACAACATCGACCTGGCGCCCACCTTGTGCGACCTGCTCGGCCTCGACGCGCCCGAGGGCTGGCAGGGCGCCTCCTTCGCGGGCGCGGTACGCGGCGAGGAGACCGACTCCCGGCCGTACCTGGTCCTCGGCCACGGCGCCCACACCTACCAGCGTGCCGTCCGCACCCGCGACCACCTCTACATCCGCACCTATCACCCCGGGTGCTTCAAGACGGCCTGGGAGCAGCTGTACGACGTCACCGACGACCCGTACCTGACGCGTGACCTCCTGGACGAGGAGCCCGCTCTCGCCGGGACGATGCGCTCCCACCTGGCCGAGTGGTGGCACGAGCACGCCGGCCGCCCCGGCTGTCTGCCCGATCCGATGCTGAGCAATCTCCAGGCCGGCCCTGTCTACTACGCCGATCCCACCCGGTACGCCCGGCATCTGCGCGACACCGGCCGGTCCCACCTGGCCGAGGACCTGGAACAGCGTCTGGCCGTACCCCGAGCCTCGGTGCCGGTCCCCTGGCACGCACCGGCACCGCCGCGTTCCGCGGAGCTCTTCGGGCGGTGGATGGAGATCTTCCAGGAACGTGCCACGAAGAAGGCGACAGAAGGGAAGTCCGTCCGATGA
- a CDS encoding SHOCT domain-containing protein codes for MMFWYGDGMSGWGWFAMSAGMVLFWGLLITVAVMLLRTLGRPAERPSGSRPATSAEQILGERLARGEIDEEEYRRRLTALRSAAL; via the coding sequence ATGATGTTCTGGTACGGCGACGGCATGAGCGGATGGGGATGGTTCGCCATGTCGGCCGGGATGGTGCTGTTCTGGGGCCTTCTCATCACCGTCGCGGTGATGCTCCTCCGCACCCTGGGACGCCCTGCGGAACGGCCGTCGGGGTCTCGGCCCGCGACGTCGGCAGAGCAGATCCTGGGCGAGCGACTGGCGCGTGGCGAGATCGACGAGGAGGAGTACCGCCGGCGCCTGACCGCCCTGCGCAGCGCGGCACTGTGA
- a CDS encoding formylglycine-generating enzyme family protein — protein sequence MDSCCTPGRTAARENTTLLPVPSVPAPLAASPGRRPEGQEEPEFVELPGGEFLMGDGFGEGYPSDGEQPVHRVELTPFVIATTAVTNAQFAAFAAATGHRTDAERYGSSAVFHLALRARARDVRGQAPRTPWWLDVAGADWAHPAGSLSHWEETPDHPVVHVSWDDAVAYCHWAGARLPTEAEWEYAARGGHRGRRYPWGDTLTPDGEDRCNIWHGTFPTHNTLSDGHLTTAPVRSYPPNDHGLYETSGNVWEWCADWFSPAYYRRSPRHNPLGPRTGTARVTRGGSYLCHDSYCNRYRLAARSANTPESSAGNCGFRIARDLAEDKRPGPADGLR from the coding sequence GTGGACAGCTGTTGCACCCCGGGCCGCACGGCCGCTCGCGAGAACACGACGCTGCTGCCGGTGCCGTCCGTACCGGCCCCGCTTGCCGCGTCGCCGGGGAGGCGGCCGGAGGGGCAGGAAGAACCAGAGTTCGTGGAGCTTCCCGGCGGAGAGTTCCTGATGGGCGACGGATTCGGTGAGGGCTACCCGTCGGACGGGGAACAGCCCGTGCACCGGGTGGAACTCACCCCCTTCGTCATCGCCACCACTGCGGTCACCAACGCCCAGTTCGCCGCCTTCGCCGCCGCGACCGGCCACCGCACGGACGCCGAGCGCTACGGCTCGTCCGCCGTCTTCCACCTCGCACTGCGCGCCCGCGCCCGGGACGTCAGAGGGCAAGCTCCCCGTACCCCCTGGTGGCTCGACGTCGCCGGCGCCGACTGGGCACACCCCGCCGGCTCCCTCTCCCACTGGGAGGAGACCCCCGACCACCCCGTCGTGCACGTCTCCTGGGACGACGCCGTCGCCTACTGCCACTGGGCCGGCGCCCGCCTGCCCACCGAGGCCGAATGGGAGTACGCGGCCAGGGGCGGTCACCGCGGACGCCGCTACCCCTGGGGCGACACCCTCACCCCCGACGGCGAGGACCGGTGCAACATCTGGCACGGCACCTTCCCCACCCACAACACCCTGAGCGACGGCCACCTCACCACCGCGCCCGTACGCTCCTACCCGCCCAACGACCACGGCCTGTACGAGACCTCCGGCAACGTCTGGGAATGGTGCGCCGACTGGTTCTCCCCGGCGTACTACCGCCGCTCGCCCCGGCACAACCCACTCGGCCCGCGCACCGGCACCGCCCGCGTCACCCGCGGCGGCTCCTACCTCTGCCACGACAGCTACTGCAACCGCTACCGGCTCGCCGCCCGCTCCGCCAACACCCCCGAATCCTCGGCCGGCAACTGCGGCTTCCGGATCGCCCGCGACCTCGCTGAGGACAAGCGGCCCGGCCCGGCGGATGGACTACGGTGA
- a CDS encoding PadR family transcriptional regulator produces MRLEHVILGLLALRPLSGYDMRKWMDGPGKYIGYGVQLPQIYRVLPRLVANGWAEFEVDPRDGKPDAKVYRLTDAGRDELLAWARSPYEPSPRPMDPDFKLRFLFAGQLGPEVTVHILRTELDYRLAQLREPGWMDFTTVALDPVPEIDLAWARTIQLSAHEFGYSNTAAYIAWLQLTLAKAEVGAGQALSNTPYGSLPQAPSHSSSSP; encoded by the coding sequence ATGCGTCTGGAACACGTCATTCTCGGCCTGCTGGCCCTGCGTCCGCTGTCGGGCTACGACATGCGCAAGTGGATGGACGGCCCGGGCAAGTACATCGGCTACGGCGTGCAGCTGCCCCAGATCTACCGTGTCCTGCCCCGTCTCGTCGCCAACGGCTGGGCGGAGTTCGAGGTCGATCCCCGCGACGGCAAACCTGACGCCAAGGTCTACCGGCTCACCGACGCCGGCCGCGACGAGCTCCTGGCCTGGGCCCGCTCTCCGTACGAACCCTCCCCACGTCCCATGGACCCCGACTTCAAGCTTCGGTTCCTCTTCGCCGGACAGCTCGGCCCCGAGGTCACCGTCCACATTCTCCGCACCGAGCTCGACTACCGACTCGCCCAACTCCGCGAACCCGGCTGGATGGACTTCACCACCGTCGCACTGGACCCGGTCCCGGAGATCGACCTGGCATGGGCGCGCACCATCCAGCTCTCGGCCCACGAGTTCGGCTACAGCAACACCGCCGCGTACATCGCCTGGCTTCAGCTCACCCTCGCCAAAGCGGAGGTCGGGGCAGGTCAGGCACTCAGTAACACCCCTTATGGGAGCCTTCCACAGGCGCCATCGCACTCGTCATCGTCCCCTTGA
- a CDS encoding FtsX-like permease family protein, which translates to MYPNLLIPLLTALALALAALVLVAVRQPVSRRLAFRQVARRRTEAALVIGGSMLGTAIVIGALVVGDTLNFSVRQEAYRTLGPVDERVVAPPGPTGRAATERMASLAGNPDIDGVLNAQATQASAVTRADGRTAAEPRVLAWQMDFDKAARFGAPGGDSGLEGPNPKPGQVVVNEPLARSLSVGAGDPVTLYLFGVPGTYRVERVVPEEGLAGVGLGGRLNRDVFLAPGALESAARAAGEEPRSVTFVSNRGGVESGEALTGKVTADIRQALGPLAGQTAIETPKQTVLRDAKQAGDSLGALFLMIGSFSIIAGALLLVNIFVMLGEERKSQMGMVRAVGMKRSRLVGSFTLEGATYALLSALPGVAIGVAVGWGVAVVAAQIFQGWSVGGSSIRIAFAITPTSVLNGLAMGLLIAFAAILATSVRISRFNIIAAIRDLPTTPGQGPRRRLLAVSSTLAVLCAFAAVPAVARSQPDATYLMPALALAFATPALLRVLPRHTITTLVAGTVLAWTLLAPVIRPRIFDTPSMSVYVIQGALAAFSAVVLVSDNQKTLLRPVRRLLQRPTEGGLAARLAVAYPLAKRFRTGATLVMYTLIVFVLVLLTEISGILRAGVDGVVADATAGYSLRLDYNPQVAGDRLVSDLRGGPSAAGIAAVTPLLNATGRATDPGHRSPQPLDAAVVGVPNEAITGITFRERLPGLNNDAAVWQALASDPRYVVLDAFFGSTGGPAGDYYDPGDTLTLTDPRTGRSEQKVIAGVLSNGLVFYPGTGASSTTYPVVSSEQATRELFGAQAQNASALVRTAPGISPDALATRLQGEQLSSSLVATPIESDIRQQFDSSTAFFRLMQGFLALGLGVGITGLGVVMVRSVRERRRTIGILRALGFRARTVQRSFLWESSFIAVEGIVLGSLLGVLTTWLMYANSAAFEGLEGGFPVEWTSICGLAAAAFAASLLATIGPARRAAAIRPALAVRVTE; encoded by the coding sequence ATGTACCCGAACCTCCTCATCCCGCTGCTCACCGCCCTGGCGCTCGCCCTCGCGGCCTTGGTGCTGGTCGCCGTCCGGCAGCCGGTGTCACGGCGGCTGGCCTTCCGGCAGGTCGCCCGACGGCGCACGGAGGCAGCGCTGGTGATCGGCGGATCGATGCTCGGAACGGCCATCGTCATCGGGGCCCTGGTCGTCGGCGACACCCTGAACTTCTCCGTACGCCAGGAGGCCTACCGGACCCTGGGACCGGTGGACGAGCGCGTCGTCGCGCCCCCCGGCCCGACCGGGCGCGCCGCGACGGAACGGATGGCCTCCCTGGCGGGGAATCCCGACATCGACGGAGTGCTGAACGCCCAGGCCACCCAGGCATCCGCCGTCACCCGTGCCGACGGTCGTACGGCCGCGGAGCCACGCGTCCTGGCCTGGCAAATGGACTTCGACAAGGCGGCGCGCTTCGGCGCACCGGGTGGGGATTCCGGCCTCGAAGGACCGAATCCGAAGCCAGGACAGGTCGTGGTCAACGAGCCGCTGGCCCGCTCCCTGAGCGTGGGAGCCGGCGATCCGGTCACGCTGTACCTGTTCGGAGTTCCGGGGACGTACCGGGTCGAGCGTGTGGTGCCGGAAGAGGGTCTGGCCGGTGTGGGCCTCGGAGGCAGGCTGAACCGCGACGTGTTCCTGGCACCGGGGGCCCTGGAATCCGCTGCCCGGGCCGCCGGTGAGGAACCGCGCTCGGTCACCTTCGTCTCCAACCGAGGCGGCGTCGAAAGCGGCGAAGCCCTGACCGGCAAGGTGACAGCCGACATCCGGCAGGCGCTGGGCCCGCTCGCCGGCCAGACGGCGATCGAGACACCCAAGCAGACGGTCCTGCGGGACGCCAAGCAGGCCGGGGACTCCCTCGGAGCCCTGTTCCTCATGATCGGCAGCTTCAGCATCATCGCCGGCGCACTGCTCCTGGTGAACATCTTCGTGATGCTCGGCGAGGAGCGGAAGTCCCAGATGGGCATGGTGCGGGCCGTGGGGATGAAGCGCTCGCGGCTCGTCGGGTCCTTCACGCTCGAAGGTGCCACCTACGCGTTGCTGTCCGCGCTGCCAGGCGTGGCCATCGGGGTCGCGGTCGGCTGGGGCGTCGCCGTCGTGGCGGCGCAGATCTTCCAGGGCTGGTCGGTCGGCGGCAGCAGCATCCGCATCGCGTTCGCCATCACCCCTACCAGCGTCCTCAACGGACTGGCCATGGGCCTGCTGATCGCCTTTGCCGCCATCCTGGCCACCAGCGTGCGCATCAGCAGGTTCAACATCATCGCCGCGATCCGCGACCTCCCGACGACGCCCGGGCAGGGACCGCGACGCCGTCTGCTGGCGGTCTCCAGCACCCTGGCCGTCCTGTGCGCGTTCGCAGCCGTCCCGGCCGTGGCACGCAGCCAGCCCGACGCGACGTACCTCATGCCGGCGCTCGCCCTCGCCTTCGCCACCCCGGCACTGCTGCGTGTCCTCCCCCGTCACACGATCACCACCCTGGTCGCGGGAACCGTCCTCGCCTGGACGCTCTTGGCACCCGTCATACGCCCCCGGATCTTCGACACCCCCTCGATGTCCGTATACGTCATCCAGGGCGCCCTGGCCGCCTTCTCCGCCGTGGTGCTCGTCAGCGACAACCAGAAGACCCTGCTACGCCCCGTACGGCGACTCCTCCAGCGCCCGACGGAGGGCGGCCTGGCGGCGCGGCTCGCCGTCGCGTACCCGCTGGCCAAGCGGTTCAGGACCGGCGCGACGCTGGTGATGTACACGCTGATCGTGTTCGTCCTCGTCCTCCTGACGGAGATCTCGGGCATCCTGCGCGCCGGAGTCGACGGAGTCGTCGCCGATGCCACCGCCGGATACTCCCTGCGACTGGACTACAACCCGCAGGTCGCTGGCGACCGACTCGTCTCCGATCTCCGCGGCGGCCCGTCGGCCGCCGGGATCGCCGCCGTGACACCGCTGCTCAACGCCACAGGGCGGGCCACCGATCCGGGACACCGCAGCCCCCAACCGCTCGACGCCGCCGTCGTCGGAGTGCCCAACGAGGCCATCACCGGCATCACGTTCCGGGAGCGGCTGCCCGGCCTGAACAACGACGCCGCCGTATGGCAGGCCCTCGCCTCCGACCCCCGCTACGTCGTGCTCGACGCCTTCTTCGGCAGCACCGGCGGCCCGGCCGGCGACTACTACGACCCCGGGGACACCCTCACCCTGACCGACCCCCGGACGGGCCGCAGCGAACAGAAGGTCATCGCCGGCGTGCTCAGCAACGGGTTGGTCTTCTACCCGGGCACCGGCGCCAGTTCGACCACCTACCCCGTGGTGTCGAGCGAGCAGGCGACGCGCGAGCTCTTCGGCGCCCAGGCCCAGAACGCCTCCGCATTGGTCAGAACCGCCCCAGGCATCTCCCCCGACGCCCTGGCGACCCGACTGCAGGGCGAGCAGCTCTCGTCCAGCCTGGTCGCCACACCCATAGAGTCGGACATCCGCCAACAGTTCGACTCCAGCACCGCCTTCTTCCGCCTCATGCAGGGCTTTCTCGCCCTCGGCCTCGGCGTGGGCATCACCGGCCTCGGCGTCGTCATGGTCCGATCCGTACGTGAACGCCGACGCACCATCGGCATCCTGCGGGCCCTCGGCTTCCGGGCACGAACGGTCCAGCGGTCCTTCCTCTGGGAGAGCTCCTTCATCGCCGTGGAAGGAATCGTGCTCGGCTCCCTCCTGGGCGTGCTCACCACCTGGCTGATGTACGCCAACAGCGCCGCGTTCGAGGGCCTCGAAGGAGGCTTCCCGGTCGAATGGACCAGCATCTGCGGCCTGGCCGCAGCCGCCTTCGCCGCGTCCCTCCTGGCCACGATCGGGCCGGCGCGCCGCGCGGCCGCCATCCGCCCGGCGCTCGCGGTCCGCGTCACCGAATGA
- a CDS encoding NAD(P)H-dependent oxidoreductase subunit E, which translates to MDALRELTARHGGRRGLLPAALERARSSTAEGPGAWAPQVAEAAGLPAAAGLGPATFFADLAAPRGERHVRVCTATACFAARGGEHLAEVERALGVVAGTADETGSTSLQTVHCLGYCYAGPAALDGTLPRTGPDLADQLRGRAEPCAPDIPATDTTGAPVLLAGIVAGHSAWDVWREAVAGLRPEDVRAEIVVSGLRGRGGAGFPVADKWAAAAGRPDTVVVANGDEGDPGSYADRLLMEEDPDRVLTGLALACFACGARRGIVLVRSEYPKAMVRLRQEVERATETGDLAPSAEEAGSLPFVEIVEGAGSYVAGEETALIARLEGARGCARPRPPYPTDHGLWDSPTVVNNVETLAAVPWIVAHGGAPYARFGVPDETGTKLVCLSERFVRPGAYEVELGTPVDEIVTRFGGGLKGGGELVALQIGGPLGGFLAGTALDVPLTTAALAERGAALGHAGMVAFDAAVDPYELLRHIWEFAAGESCGACSPCRIGTRRGLALAQRQAGPGESYEQLARLMGEASLCAFGRRVPAAVRSLARAYGPLLEGWDR; encoded by the coding sequence ATGGATGCGCTCCGTGAGCTGACCGCACGGCACGGAGGGCGTCGGGGGCTGCTGCCGGCGGCGCTGGAGCGCGCCAGATCGAGTACTGCCGAAGGGCCCGGGGCATGGGCGCCCCAGGTCGCGGAGGCAGCCGGACTGCCGGCCGCCGCAGGGCTTGGCCCCGCCACCTTCTTCGCCGATCTCGCCGCCCCACGCGGTGAGCGGCACGTGCGGGTGTGCACCGCGACGGCGTGCTTCGCCGCGCGGGGCGGGGAGCATCTGGCGGAGGTCGAGCGGGCTCTCGGTGTGGTGGCGGGCACGGCAGACGAGACGGGTTCGACCTCGTTGCAGACCGTGCACTGCCTCGGCTACTGCTACGCGGGTCCCGCCGCCCTCGACGGCACCCTTCCCCGTACGGGCCCGGACCTGGCCGACCAACTCCGTGGGCGGGCGGAACCATGCGCACCGGACATCCCCGCGACCGACACCACCGGGGCGCCCGTCCTGCTTGCCGGGATCGTGGCAGGGCACTCCGCCTGGGACGTGTGGCGGGAGGCCGTGGCCGGGCTGCGACCCGAGGACGTACGGGCGGAGATCGTAGTCTCAGGGCTGCGCGGGCGCGGCGGCGCCGGATTCCCGGTGGCCGACAAGTGGGCCGCGGCGGCGGGAAGACCGGACACGGTCGTCGTCGCCAACGGGGACGAGGGTGACCCGGGCTCGTACGCCGACCGGCTGCTCATGGAGGAGGATCCCGATCGCGTCCTCACCGGACTCGCCCTGGCCTGCTTTGCCTGCGGCGCCCGGCGCGGGATCGTCCTGGTGCGCTCCGAGTACCCGAAAGCCATGGTCCGGCTCAGGCAAGAGGTGGAGCGCGCGACGGAGACGGGGGACCTGGCGCCCTCGGCCGAGGAAGCCGGTTCGCTGCCGTTCGTCGAGATCGTCGAAGGAGCCGGTTCCTACGTTGCCGGCGAGGAGACCGCCCTCATCGCCCGTCTGGAAGGCGCTCGGGGTTGTGCCCGGCCGAGGCCCCCGTACCCCACGGACCACGGCCTGTGGGACTCACCGACGGTGGTCAACAACGTGGAGACGCTGGCGGCCGTGCCCTGGATCGTCGCCCACGGCGGAGCGCCGTACGCCCGGTTCGGCGTGCCGGACGAGACCGGTACCAAGCTGGTGTGCCTGTCCGAACGCTTTGTCCGGCCCGGAGCCTACGAGGTCGAACTCGGCACTCCCGTGGACGAGATCGTCACCCGGTTCGGCGGTGGTCTCAAGGGCGGGGGTGAGCTCGTCGCCCTCCAGATCGGCGGGCCCCTTGGCGGCTTCCTCGCCGGGACGGCGCTCGACGTCCCGCTCACCACCGCAGCGCTCGCCGAGCGCGGTGCCGCCCTCGGCCACGCCGGCATGGTCGCCTTCGACGCCGCCGTCGACCCTTACGAACTCCTCCGGCACATCTGGGAGTTCGCCGCCGGCGAGAGCTGCGGAGCCTGCTCCCCCTGCCGGATCGGCACCCGGCGAGGGCTCGCACTCGCGCAGCGCCAGGCCGGGCCGGGGGAGTCCTACGAGCAACTGGCACGGCTGATGGGCGAGGCGAGCCTCTGCGCCTTCGGCCGTCGCGTTCCCGCCGCCGTCCGCAGCTTGGCACGCGCTTACGGGCCGCTCCTGGAGGGATGGGACCGATGA